The DNA region TACCGCCGCATGAGCGAAGGCAGCATGGCGGGCGGTTCCCTCGATACAACGCCGTTCGATCTGTATTCGCCGACCTATAATCCGATTGCGCTGCCGGACATGATGCGAATGCCGGGCCTCGTGCAGCGTCAGGTCGGCTTCTACGTGCAGGACCAGATCCGTTGGGGCCAGTTGATCGGCGTGTTCGGCCTGCGCCACGACACTGCGAGCAGCGACATTGAAGGTCTCGACAAGCAGACCGATCGAGCCGTAACTGGCCGTGCGGGTCTGATGTACGAACTACCCTTCGGCCTGACGCCTTATGTCTCCTATGCGCAGTCGTTCGATCCTCAATTCGGCACGGCAGCCTATGGCAACAGCCAGTGCAACGACAGCCCGAGCGGACTCTGCAAGCCGGTGCGCGGCGAGCAATACGAAGTGGGGTTCAAGTATCGTCACTCGAAAGACCTCGCCGTCAACGGCGCGCTGTTCGATATCACGCAGAAGAACCGCACCACGAGCGATCCGAGCGGCATCGGCATGGTGCAGATCGGCCGGGCGCGCATTCGTGGCGCCGAACTCGAGGTGCTGGCGACGATCGCGCGCGATGTCGACCTGATCGGCGCCTACACCTACCTCGATGCCAAGATCGTGGATGGCGACAATGCCGGTAAGCGCATCGAGACGGTGCCGCAACATCAGGCGTCGCTGTGGGCCAAGTACCGCTTCGCGCTCCTCGGCGTGGACGGCTTCTCGCTCGGTGGCGGCGTGCGCTATATCGGCTCGGTCTGGGACGGCGCGGATACCATTCAGACGCCCGGCTACACGTTGGTCGACGCCATGGTGGCCTGGGAAAACAAGAACTGGCGTTTCCAGGTCAACGGCACCAACCTGACGGACAAGACCTACTACACGGCCTGTCTGACGCGCGGCGACTGCTTCTTCGGCAATCGCCGTTCGGTCATCGCGAGTCTGACCTACAAGTTCTGAGAGACGCCCAGAATTCGTCATGCCCGGCCTTGTGCCGGGCATCCAAGACTTTACGCCAGGCAATAAGACGTGGATGGCCGGGTCAAGCCCGGCCATGACGGGTGGAGAGGACACGGACGGCGGGAATTTGCTAGGGTGGCCGCGTGAACTCGAGGCCACCCGAGAATGTTCGTTACCTTCTTCCAGGAACTGAAGTCCGCCGGCGTGCCGGTGACTTTGCGCGAATATCTGACGCTGATGGAGGCGATGGAGGCCGATCTCGCCGACCGCCGCGTCGAGGACTTCTATTATCTCTCGCGCGCCGCGTTGGTGAAGGACGAGCGCAACCTCGACAAGTTCGACCGTGTGTTCGGCCACGTCTTCAAAGGCCTCGAATTCATGGGTGACGCGGTCGAGGCGAATATCCCGGCCGAGTGGCTCAAGAAGCTCACCGAGAAGTATCTCACCGAGGAAGAGAAAAAGCAGATCGAGGCCATGGGCGGGCTCGACAAGCTGATGGAGACGCTCAAGCAGCGCCTGGCCGAGCAGAAGGGCCGCCACCAGGGCGGCAACAAATGGATCGGCACCGGCGGCACCTCGCCGTTCGGCAACGGCGGCTACAACCCGGAAGGCATCCGCATCGGCGGCGAGAGCACGCACCGCCGCGCGGTGAAGGTGTGGGACAAGCGCGAGTTCAAGGATCTCGACGATGATGTCGAGCTCGGCACGCGCAACATCAAAGTGGCGCTGCGGCGCCTGCGCAAGTTCGCGCGCACCGGGGCGCCGGACGAGTTGGATCTCGACGGCACCATCCAAGGTACGGCGCACAAAGGTTATCTCGACATCGTCATGCGGCCCGAGCGGCACAATGCGGTAAAGGTGTTGTTGTTCTTCGATATCGGCGGCTCGATGGACTGGCACATCAAGGCGACGGAAGAACTGTTCTCGGCGGCGCGCACCGAATTCAAGCATATGGAGCACTTCTACTTCCACAACTGCCTCTACGAGAAAGTGTGGAAGGAGAACCAGCGCCGCTATCAGGCGACCACCGCGACCTGGGACGTGCTGCACACTTACCCGCACGACTACAAGGTGGTGTTCGTCGGCGACGCCTCGATGTCGCCCTACGAGATCACGGTGACCGGCGGCTCGGTCGAACATTACAACGACGAAGCCGGCGCGACCTGGATGGAGCGCGTGACGCGCACCTATCCGGCGTGCGTGTGGCTCAATCCGGTGCCGGAGAAGGAGTGGGCCTATACCCACTCGATCCAGCTGATGCGCCAGCTCATGGGCGGGCGCATGTATCCGCTGACGCTGGAGGGCCTAGACCGAGCGATGCGCGAGTTGGTGCGGTAGGCGCTTGTCGGCGTCGGCCGGATGAGCGAAGCGAGGTCCGGCAGAGCGCGCGGAGCTACCCCACCGCGTCGATCGGCACTTCGTCGACTTGCCGGCCGTGTTCGTCGGTGATCGAGACCAGCCAGCCGCTCCAGTTGAAGCCCGGCATCACCGCGCCTTGCGCCAGGCTGCGGGCGAAGGCGACCGCGTCCTCGCGCGCGGCCGCGGGCCCCGCGAGATCGATGCCCTTGTGATTGTTGAATACCTGTTTGCCGTCGGTCAGTCGGAAGTAATAACGGGGCATGGGTGGCTCGCTGTACGGCTCGTGGGCGCGGGCTCGAAGCCTAGCAATCCGTTCGCGTGCCGTCACGCGGACCGATCGGCGCCGGACATGAAGCGGCCGGCGTACCGAAGCACGTCAGCCACTCCTGTGTTATTCGCGTCAGCAGCCGCTGGCCATGCTGCCCGAGCTCGATCCGCTGGTCGCGCCGTTGGTGCCGCTCGGATTCGAGTGGGTGCCCATGCCGGTCGTCGAATTGGTCGATGGCGCGGTGGCGCTGCCGCTCGCACCGCCGGCATTCGGGTTGGTGTTCATCGACAGGCTGTTATTTCCCGAGCCGCAAGGCTGACCATTTAGATCGGTACGGCCGTTGTTGATGCCGTTGTTGGTGCCGCCGACGCCGCCGGGCGTGACACCCGTGCCGCCGTTGATGCCGCCGCCGGTGGTACCGCCGCTCATGCCGCCGGCGCCGGCACCGCCCGCGCCACCCGCACCGCCACCGCCGGATTGGGCCAAAGCGACGCCCGCGCTCGCGGCAATCAGCGCCGCCGCAAGGGTCGTGAGAATCCGTCCTGTCCGCATCGCCGTGCTCCTGTTGCGCATCCTGTCTGCGGGCAACGTGAAGCGCGTGCCGAAGTTTCGCGCGGACGGGACTTAATTGGTCTGCCCCGAAGGCAAAGCTTCGAAGGATGTCGTTAAGCACTGTTGCGGTGGATCAAGGCCCGCGCCGCGAATCCGTGAACAATGTCTCGTTATGATGCGCGAGAAGAGAGATCCGACCATGCTTACCGCTGCACCGAAAGCAAGCGTCAGCCATGTGCCGAACATGGCGGCGATGACCGATCGTCTCGGCCTCGGCACGGTTCCGGCCGCGTGGCCGACAGGCGTGTCGCAATTGGCGCTCACCATCAATGCCTGCCAGCATTGCGACGCGTTCGAGGTCTGCACGGATTGGCTGGTGCGCGCGCCCAAGTCCATCGCGGTACCGCCCGCATTTTGTCCGAATGCGCCGGCTTTCGGAGAAGCGCAAGCGAAGAAGAAGGCGTGAGGCGCCGCGCGGATTACACCGCGATCGAATGCTTCTTCTGGCTGGCCGCGAGGTAAGAATCGAATACCGCCGCCGCGATCCGCACATAAGCGCGGCCGCGCGCCGTGACCTCGATGCGGCCGCCATCGATCGTCAGCAGACCTTCGTCGGCGAGCGGTGCCAAAGCGGCCAGCTCGGATGCGAAGCGGCCGACGCCGCCTTCGACGGCATTGAGGTCGAGCGCGAGATCGCACATCAGCCGTTCGATGAGGTGGGCGCGCAGCCGGTCTTCGTCACTGAGCGCCAGACCCTTTACGATGGGGAAGCGGCCGTCGGCGACCGTCCGGCTGTAGCCGCCGAGGTCGGGCGCATTCTGTACGAAGCCCTGCGGCAGCCTGCCGATGGCGCTCGCGCCCAAGCCGATCAGCGCGTCGGCTTCGTCGACGGTATAACCCTGGAAATTGCGGCGCAGTGTGCCGGTGCGCGCGGCGATCGCGAGTTCATCGTCCGGCAGGGCGAAATGGTCGAGGCCGACGGCTTCATAGCCGACGCGGCAGAGCGTCTCGGCCGCGGCATCGGCCTGTTGCAGCCGCTCGGCAAGGCCGGGCAGCGCGGCCTCGTCAATCAGTTTCTGATGCGACTTGAACCACGGCACATGCGCGTAGCCGAACAGGGCGAGACGCTGTGCGCCGAGCGCGGCCGCGAGTTGCGCGCTGTGGACGACGTCGCGCACGGTCTGCGTCGGCAGCCCATACATGAGATCGATGTTGAGGTTGGCGATGCCGGCCGCGCGCAGCCAGTCGGCGGCGCGCGCGACAAGTTCGAACGGCTGGATGCGGCCGATCGCCTGTTGCACATGCGCGGAGGCATCCTGCACACCGAGGCTGGCACGCGTGACGCCGATCGCTTGTAAGGAACGCACCAGTGCGCGATCGAGCCGGCGCGGATCGAGTTCGATCGCGTGTTCCTTCAACGCCGACAGATCGAAGCGCGAGGCGAGCTTCGCGGCGATCGTTTCGAGCAGGGCCGGGCCGAGGATCGACGGCGTCCCGCCGCCCCAATGCAGATGCGTGAGCTTGCGCCCGACGAGGCCGTCCAGAAGTTCGATCTCCTCCAGAAGGCGCTCGGCATAGGTTTCGACCGGCTCGCGCCGCCGCACGGCGCGGGTGTTGCAACCGCAATAGTGGCAAAGCTCCGTGCAGAACGGGACGTGAATATAGAGCGACAAGGTTGCGGTGGGCGGCAGCGCCGCCAGCCATTCCGCATAGACGTCGCCATCCACTGCGGCGGTGAAATGAGGTGCGGTAGGATATGAGGTGTAGCGGGGAACGTTGCGCTCGGCGAGCGCGAGCGACATGCTTATGACCGGCGAGGAACCCACGTCTCGTCCACCTTCTCGTAACTGCGTTTCACGGCCGCCCAAGCGATCATGTGCGAACGCTTTTCGCGGTCGATCT from Pseudolabrys taiwanensis includes:
- a CDS encoding vWA domain-containing protein, which encodes MFVTFFQELKSAGVPVTLREYLTLMEAMEADLADRRVEDFYYLSRAALVKDERNLDKFDRVFGHVFKGLEFMGDAVEANIPAEWLKKLTEKYLTEEEKKQIEAMGGLDKLMETLKQRLAEQKGRHQGGNKWIGTGGTSPFGNGGYNPEGIRIGGESTHRRAVKVWDKREFKDLDDDVELGTRNIKVALRRLRKFARTGAPDELDLDGTIQGTAHKGYLDIVMRPERHNAVKVLLFFDIGGSMDWHIKATEELFSAARTEFKHMEHFYFHNCLYEKVWKENQRRYQATTATWDVLHTYPHDYKVVFVGDASMSPYEITVTGGSVEHYNDEAGATWMERVTRTYPACVWLNPVPEKEWAYTHSIQLMRQLMGGRMYPLTLEGLDRAMRELVR
- a CDS encoding DUF6894 family protein, which produces MPRYYFRLTDGKQVFNNHKGIDLAGPAAAREDAVAFARSLAQGAVMPGFNWSGWLVSITDEHGRQVDEVPIDAVG
- a CDS encoding DUF6455 family protein, whose translation is MLTAAPKASVSHVPNMAAMTDRLGLGTVPAAWPTGVSQLALTINACQHCDAFEVCTDWLVRAPKSIAVPPAFCPNAPAFGEAQAKKKA
- the hemN gene encoding oxygen-independent coproporphyrinogen III oxidase, with protein sequence MSLALAERNVPRYTSYPTAPHFTAAVDGDVYAEWLAALPPTATLSLYIHVPFCTELCHYCGCNTRAVRRREPVETYAERLLEEIELLDGLVGRKLTHLHWGGGTPSILGPALLETIAAKLASRFDLSALKEHAIELDPRRLDRALVRSLQAIGVTRASLGVQDASAHVQQAIGRIQPFELVARAADWLRAAGIANLNIDLMYGLPTQTVRDVVHSAQLAAALGAQRLALFGYAHVPWFKSHQKLIDEAALPGLAERLQQADAAAETLCRVGYEAVGLDHFALPDDELAIAARTGTLRRNFQGYTVDEADALIGLGASAIGRLPQGFVQNAPDLGGYSRTVADGRFPIVKGLALSDEDRLRAHLIERLMCDLALDLNAVEGGVGRFASELAALAPLADEGLLTIDGGRIEVTARGRAYVRIAAAVFDSYLAASQKKHSIAV